In one Mesotoga sp. UBA6090 genomic region, the following are encoded:
- a CDS encoding CHC2 zinc finger domain-containing protein, with protein MFTKEELDEIKKSINIVEFIGRYVNLQKAGSSYRGLCPFHSDNDPSFYVHPQRGFFHCFGCGEKGD; from the coding sequence GTGTTCACTAAAGAGGAACTCGACGAGATAAAAAAGTCTATAAATATCGTCGAATTCATAGGTCGTTACGTGAACCTGCAGAAGGCCGGAAGCTCTTACAGGGGACTATGCCCATTTCACAGTGACAACGATCCTTCATTCTATGTTCACCCTCAAAGGGGCTTCTTTCATTGCTTTGGCTGCGGTGAAAAAGGTGATAT
- the rpsI gene encoding 30S ribosomal protein S9 — protein sequence MADFVDYYGTGRRKTSVARVHLRPGTGKLLINGKAYSDLKEYLSNDAWVRSALKPIVVTNTMGRFDMLIRVDGGGLAGQAGAISLGIARALVKFNPDLRKLLRQNSLLTRDPREVERKKYGLKKARRAPQFSKR from the coding sequence ATGGCTGACTTTGTGGATTATTACGGAACAGGTAGAAGGAAGACCTCTGTCGCCAGAGTTCACCTAAGACCTGGAACCGGAAAACTTCTTATAAACGGAAAAGCATATTCTGATCTTAAGGAATATCTTTCAAACGACGCATGGGTAAGAAGCGCACTGAAACCCATTGTCGTTACTAACACAATGGGAAGATTCGACATGTTGATAAGAGTCGATGGCGGAGGACTTGCTGGCCAGGCGGGGGCAATAAGCCTGGGAATCGCCCGAGCACTTGTCAAGTTCAACCCTGATCTTAGAAAGCTTCTTAGACAGAACAGTCTCTTGACCAGAGACCCGAGAGAAGTCGAAAGAAAGAAGTACGGTCTCAAGAAGGCAAGAAGAGCACCTCAGTTCTCCAAGCGTTAA